The following proteins are co-located in the Kiritimatiellaceae bacterium genome:
- a CDS encoding FprA family A-type flavoprotein — MSKIAIKKDIFWVGALDPNRKVFDGLLPLSQGTTYNSYLVVGSEKTALFDTVEPEFLDVLLANLEGVKKIDYIVSHHAEQDHSGSIPVLLEKYPEATLLCLQKNKEMLQDLMVIPDDRIQVVADGGEVSLGNKTIRFMFCPWVHWPETAITYIPEDKILFPCDFLGSHHSFTNILAGDNPAVYKGAKEYYVQIMMLYSKMTAKHLDRIKALDIEMICPSHGSVYDKPQIILDLYEKWMRGAPENLALIAYVSTHGSTKIMAEHLQAALEKRGVKVALKDLVTVPLNELAGFLTDAATIVLGSSVIMAALHPVAVNTAFLLDRLKPKAKFAAVIGSYGWSPGPLQKAAELLPSWKVEVVGAVIAKGHPKADALAELDTLADTIAAKHRAAGLM; from the coding sequence GTGAGCAAGATTGCGATTAAGAAGGATATTTTCTGGGTCGGTGCGCTGGATCCAAATCGGAAGGTGTTTGATGGGTTGCTGCCGCTTTCGCAGGGGACAACGTATAACTCCTATCTGGTCGTCGGATCGGAAAAGACGGCGCTGTTTGACACGGTTGAGCCGGAATTTCTGGATGTTCTGCTGGCGAATCTCGAAGGCGTCAAAAAAATCGACTACATCGTATCGCACCACGCCGAGCAGGATCATTCCGGTTCCATTCCGGTTCTGCTGGAAAAATATCCTGAAGCGACCTTGCTCTGCCTGCAGAAGAATAAAGAGATGTTGCAGGACTTGATGGTGATTCCTGATGACCGGATTCAAGTGGTTGCTGACGGCGGCGAAGTTTCGCTCGGCAATAAAACCATCCGCTTTATGTTTTGCCCGTGGGTACACTGGCCGGAAACTGCGATCACCTACATTCCGGAAGACAAAATTCTTTTTCCATGTGACTTCCTTGGCTCTCACCACTCCTTCACTAATATTTTAGCGGGCGACAATCCTGCCGTCTATAAAGGCGCCAAAGAGTATTACGTCCAGATTATGATGCTCTATTCCAAGATGACGGCGAAACACCTCGACCGCATCAAGGCTCTGGATATCGAAATGATCTGCCCGAGCCACGGCTCCGTCTATGACAAGCCGCAGATCATTCTCGATCTCTACGAAAAATGGATGCGCGGTGCGCCGGAGAATCTGGCTTTGATCGCCTATGTTTCGACGCACGGCAGTACAAAAATCATGGCCGAACATCTTCAGGCCGCGCTCGAAAAACGCGGTGTAAAGGTGGCACTGAAGGATCTGGTTACTGTTCCTTTGAATGAGCTGGCGGGTTTTCTGACGGATGCCGCGACCATCGTGCTCGGCTCTTCGGTCATTATGGCGGCTTTGCATCCGGTGGCGGTCAACACAGCGTTTCTGCTCGACCGGCTGAAACCGAAAGCGAAATTTGCCGCAGTGATTGGTTCCTACGGCTGGAGTCCTGGCCCGCTTCAAAAGGCGGCGGAATTGCTACCGTCATGGAAAGTGGAAGTCGTCGGAGCGGTCATCGCCAAAGGCCACCCGAAAGCCGATGCCTTGGCCGAACTCGACACGCTGGCCGACACCATTGCAGCCAAACACCGCGCCGCCGGATTGATGTAA
- a CDS encoding efflux RND transporter permease subunit has protein sequence MLDKLIHFVLQQRMLVILGTLILAGAGLFAWKTLPVDAFPDVTNIQVMILAKAPGLTAVDVEERVSYPIEQVMGGLPKVKQVRSLSKAGLSQVVIVFEDGVDTYWTRQVVFERLAMARGELPPGVEPELGPISTGLGEILQYTVDNDTHDPMELRTIQDWLIKPRLKPIPGVNEVNSFGGSVKQYQVLVSPERLLNYGLTANDVVEAVERNNANAGGGILVSGWEQFYLRGVGLFQDIPDIGRIVLRADDGTPVYLRDVADIVIGAEPRQGAVTRDGQGEAVAGMIIMLKGENSHDVVNRVKTAIAKLGDTLPKDVRLNVFYDRTSLIEACLRTVVNATLEGCFFVILILFLFVAELRTSLIVVISLPLTFFASFIVMGWLGMSANLMSLGGLAFSVGMVVDASIVVVENVRRRLAEVPADADKRKTVAEAVIEVARPVAFSVLIVVVILVPLFTLQGIEGKMFAPLAMTMLIALFASLAVALTIIPVLSATFLKQAPEKEFGFIRRFHAWYLRVLDRAVARPRFTLGIAAAVLAATLALVPFVGTEFMPPLDEGAIAINVVRLPNASLDGSALVAGVIEKRLRKFPEIETVVSKTGRAEISEDPMGPEQTDVFIMLKSRRQWKSGRDKTELIEAIQKDLAVIPGLRLSFSQPIALRVNELISGVKSDLAVKVFGPDLAVLKEFSDRVAPVMRAVRGAEDVRVEQISGAEQIDVVINREAIARYGINVEDVNAVIETAVAGKVAGTLIEGQRRIAVVVRFPESARGDIAQIEQLLIPAPNGLRVPLAQLADIRMVEAPAQVSRENGIRRVVVEANVRGRDLGGFVQDVQTSLAPLIKELPPDYFIEYGGQYENQQRAMRQLSFVVPMALLLILVLLYLALGSVSNSLLVLLNLPFALIGGVVAVVAFRMPLSVSAAVAFIVLLGIAVQNGVILVAFFRQLRERGRSVAETIREGCDLRFRPLLMTALTSFIGHLPMLYATGSGADIQKPLAVVVMGGLITSTLLTLIVLPTIYSLVERRKERLKTG, from the coding sequence ATGTTAGATAAGCTTATTCATTTTGTTTTGCAGCAGCGGATGCTGGTCATTCTCGGAACGCTCATTCTGGCCGGTGCCGGACTGTTTGCGTGGAAGACGCTGCCGGTCGATGCGTTTCCTGACGTCACCAATATTCAGGTGATGATTCTGGCCAAGGCTCCCGGGCTTACCGCCGTTGACGTGGAAGAGCGGGTCAGTTATCCGATCGAGCAGGTTATGGGCGGTCTGCCGAAAGTAAAGCAGGTGCGGTCGCTGTCGAAGGCCGGGCTGTCGCAGGTCGTAATCGTTTTTGAAGACGGCGTGGATACCTACTGGACGCGTCAGGTCGTGTTTGAGCGTTTGGCAATGGCGCGCGGCGAACTGCCGCCGGGCGTTGAACCCGAACTCGGGCCGATCAGCACCGGGCTCGGTGAGATTCTGCAATACACGGTGGACAACGACACGCACGATCCCATGGAACTGCGCACGATTCAGGACTGGCTGATCAAACCGCGTCTGAAACCCATCCCCGGAGTCAACGAGGTCAACAGTTTCGGCGGTTCGGTGAAACAGTATCAGGTGCTGGTCTCGCCGGAACGTCTGCTCAACTACGGACTGACCGCAAATGACGTCGTCGAAGCCGTCGAGCGTAACAACGCCAATGCGGGCGGAGGAATTCTTGTGAGCGGCTGGGAGCAGTTTTATCTGCGCGGAGTCGGGCTGTTTCAGGATATTCCGGACATTGGACGGATTGTACTGCGGGCTGACGACGGCACGCCGGTCTATCTGCGCGACGTAGCCGACATCGTCATCGGCGCCGAACCGCGCCAGGGCGCGGTGACCCGCGACGGGCAGGGCGAGGCGGTCGCCGGTATGATCATCATGCTCAAGGGCGAAAATTCCCACGATGTGGTCAACCGCGTCAAAACCGCCATCGCCAAACTTGGTGATACGCTGCCGAAAGATGTCCGCCTGAATGTTTTCTACGACCGCACCTCACTGATCGAAGCGTGTCTGCGCACCGTCGTGAACGCGACGCTGGAAGGCTGTTTTTTTGTGATCCTGATTCTTTTCCTTTTTGTGGCGGAACTGCGTACGTCGCTGATCGTCGTGATTTCTCTGCCGCTCACTTTTTTCGCCAGCTTCATCGTCATGGGCTGGCTGGGGATGAGCGCTAACCTGATGAGTCTAGGCGGGCTGGCGTTCTCGGTGGGGATGGTGGTTGATGCCTCCATTGTGGTGGTGGAAAATGTCCGCCGCCGTCTGGCGGAGGTTCCGGCAGATGCCGATAAACGGAAGACGGTCGCCGAAGCGGTCATCGAAGTGGCGCGTCCGGTGGCCTTTTCGGTTTTGATCGTCGTAGTGATTCTGGTGCCGCTGTTCACGCTTCAGGGCATCGAAGGGAAAATGTTCGCTCCGCTGGCTATGACTATGCTGATCGCGCTGTTCGCCTCGCTGGCCGTGGCGCTGACGATCATTCCTGTGCTTTCCGCAACCTTCTTGAAGCAGGCGCCGGAAAAAGAATTCGGATTCATCCGCCGGTTTCACGCATGGTATCTGCGGGTGCTGGATCGCGCCGTTGCCCGTCCGCGTTTCACGCTGGGAATCGCCGCCGCCGTGCTGGCCGCCACGCTCGCGTTGGTTCCGTTTGTCGGAACTGAGTTTATGCCGCCGCTGGATGAGGGTGCTATTGCCATCAACGTCGTGCGGCTGCCGAACGCTTCGCTCGATGGTTCGGCGCTCGTGGCTGGCGTGATTGAAAAACGGCTGCGGAAATTTCCGGAGATCGAAACCGTCGTGAGCAAAACCGGCCGGGCCGAGATATCCGAAGATCCAATGGGGCCGGAGCAGACCGACGTTTTCATCATGCTGAAATCGCGTCGACAGTGGAAAAGCGGACGCGACAAGACCGAACTTATTGAAGCCATTCAAAAAGATCTGGCGGTGATCCCCGGACTGCGGCTTTCCTTTTCTCAGCCGATTGCTCTGCGGGTTAATGAGCTGATTTCCGGCGTGAAAAGCGATCTGGCGGTAAAAGTGTTCGGGCCGGATCTTGCGGTGCTTAAGGAATTCTCGGATCGCGTCGCGCCGGTTATGCGGGCGGTACGCGGCGCCGAGGACGTACGGGTCGAACAGATTTCCGGCGCGGAACAGATCGATGTTGTCATCAACCGGGAAGCCATCGCCCGCTACGGAATCAACGTGGAAGACGTGAACGCCGTGATTGAAACGGCAGTCGCCGGAAAGGTTGCCGGTACGCTCATCGAAGGGCAGCGGCGGATCGCGGTCGTCGTGCGGTTTCCTGAATCGGCGCGCGGCGATATTGCGCAGATCGAGCAGTTGCTGATTCCGGCGCCGAACGGCCTGCGGGTTCCGCTCGCGCAGCTGGCGGATATCCGGATGGTCGAGGCGCCGGCGCAGGTAAGCCGCGAAAATGGTATCCGGCGCGTGGTCGTTGAAGCCAACGTGCGGGGCCGCGATCTGGGCGGTTTCGTTCAGGATGTGCAGACGAGTCTCGCGCCGTTGATCAAGGAACTGCCGCCGGACTATTTCATCGAATACGGCGGCCAGTACGAAAACCAGCAGCGCGCCATGCGGCAGCTTTCGTTCGTCGTGCCGATGGCGCTCCTGCTCATTCTGGTGCTGCTCTACTTGGCACTGGGGTCAGTGAGCAACTCGCTGCTGGTATTGCTGAATCTGCCCTTCGCGCTGATCGGCGGCGTGGTGGCGGTTGTGGCGTTCCGGATGCCGCTTTCGGTTTCTGCGGCGGTCGCGTTTATCGTACTGCTCGGGATCGCGGTTCAGAACGGCGTGATTCTTGTGGCCTTCTTTCGGCAGCTGCGCGAACGCGGACGGTCGGTGGCGGAGACGATTCGCGAAGGGTGCGACCTGCGGTTCCGTCCGCTGCTGATGACGGCGCTGACCAGCTTTATCGGCCATCTTCCAATGCTCTACGCCACGGGTTCGGGGGCCGATATTCAGAAGCCGCTGGCCGTGGTCGTCATGGGCGGACTGATCACTTCGACCCTGCTGACGCTGATTGTTCTGCCGACGATTTACAGCCTGGTCGAGCGGCGCAAGGAGCGGCTTAAAACAGGGTGA
- a CDS encoding efflux RND transporter periplasmic adaptor subunit — MKLNKNKLMMTGGLFVLLAMAGGCGKEKTAEPNAGSETAETSLDQRLSENCECGIPIYQCAECRYEVGLVKLDASLMKSADGSGLVRTQVVTRAEMSEALPVTGEVVLNDNAAVHISPRIAGIIESVPVDIGARVKAGDLLLTLASVELGKAMSEYERNRTLSELSGKILDRETKLMEQNVGSGQDVIEARMAFEQHRSDLKASEQMLHVLGLTEADLDGTLKMEAGRLPVRAPVSGTIIEKHAVTGEMVETGKDLMLLSDLTTVWVWAAVHSRDLGKLLAAEKSGPIAVEITVDAFPGRLFKGKLDYVGATMSEQTRTVKVRATVDNSGMELRPGMFCKATLSLGSGQVDEAPAVPQSAVFADEGKSFVFKHWKDDFYVRQDVKRGREFSGMVEILDGLQAGETVVAEGAFLLKSDVLREKMGAGCAD, encoded by the coding sequence ATGAAACTGAACAAAAACAAACTGATGATGACTGGCGGGCTTTTCGTCCTGCTGGCAATGGCGGGCGGATGCGGAAAAGAAAAAACGGCTGAGCCGAATGCCGGCAGTGAAACGGCGGAAACTTCGCTGGATCAGCGTCTGTCCGAAAACTGCGAGTGCGGCATACCGATCTATCAGTGTGCCGAATGCCGGTATGAAGTCGGTCTTGTAAAACTGGATGCCAGTCTGATGAAAAGCGCGGACGGCTCTGGGCTGGTGCGAACGCAAGTGGTGACGCGGGCTGAAATGTCCGAAGCCTTGCCGGTCACCGGAGAGGTGGTTCTGAACGACAATGCGGCGGTGCATATCAGTCCCCGCATCGCCGGGATCATCGAGTCCGTGCCGGTGGATATCGGAGCGCGCGTCAAGGCGGGTGACCTGCTGCTCACGCTGGCGAGCGTGGAACTCGGCAAAGCCATGTCGGAGTATGAGCGCAACCGCACGCTGAGTGAGCTGTCCGGTAAAATTCTCGACCGCGAAACAAAACTGATGGAGCAGAATGTGGGCTCCGGTCAGGATGTGATTGAGGCGCGCATGGCGTTTGAGCAGCACCGGAGCGATCTCAAAGCATCTGAACAGATGCTGCACGTGCTGGGGCTGACGGAAGCGGATCTTGATGGAACGCTGAAAATGGAAGCCGGGCGTCTGCCGGTTCGCGCGCCGGTTTCCGGCACGATCATCGAGAAGCATGCGGTAACCGGCGAAATGGTAGAGACCGGTAAAGATCTGATGCTGCTTTCCGATCTGACGACCGTCTGGGTCTGGGCCGCCGTGCATTCGCGCGATCTGGGGAAACTGCTGGCCGCTGAAAAGAGCGGGCCCATTGCGGTTGAAATCACCGTCGATGCGTTTCCCGGGCGGCTGTTTAAGGGGAAGCTCGACTATGTAGGCGCTACCATGAGCGAGCAGACCCGCACCGTGAAAGTGCGGGCCACGGTTGATAATTCCGGCATGGAACTGCGTCCGGGGATGTTCTGCAAAGCGACCCTTTCGCTCGGCAGCGGACAGGTCGACGAAGCGCCGGCTGTGCCGCAGTCCGCCGTGTTCGCGGATGAAGGAAAATCGTTTGTTTTCAAACATTGGAAAGACGACTTCTATGTCCGTCAGGACGTGAAGCGAGGTCGTGAGTTTTCCGGCATGGTGGAAATTCTCGACGGTTTACAAGCCGGCGAAACGGTGGTGGCCGAAGGCGCGTTCCTGCTCAAGTCGGATGTGCTGCGCGAAAAAATGGGTGCCGGTTGCGCGGATTAA
- a CDS encoding TolC family protein has translation MKQKFYRNTGAFIALTLAVLGAGLPARAQVEPGSVLDLRQALELALAHSPELTASSHGVLAAEGTARQAGALPNPRLELQASEFGGSGIRSGYSGAETSVQLSQSIELGGKRGKRQRVAQAEARLTGWDYEAKRLDVLAQTKKSFVDVLLAQGRLALTESLLTVAEDVRTAAAQRVRSGKVAPLEETKAGVELAAARIALDRAKRELDTARKRLAASWGGTVPVFTEAAGDLSAVSDIPSMEKLFALLGNTPEIAREREVLTSGRESLALAKAERIPDIEISAGVSRFEEDGSTAGIVGLSIPLPLFDRNAGGIFAAKHQALRAEYEQRAISLGVKTDLAEACNRLETARAEALTIKSELLPGAQRAFDTAQIGYRAGKYGYLEVLDTQRTLSEAKSGYLDVLAAYHKAAADVERLTGTPLNTIQ, from the coding sequence ATGAAACAAAAATTTTACAGGAACACCGGCGCGTTTATCGCGCTCACGCTCGCCGTATTGGGTGCGGGGTTACCGGCCCGGGCGCAAGTCGAACCGGGCAGCGTTCTCGATCTTCGTCAAGCGCTTGAATTGGCTTTGGCGCACAGTCCGGAATTGACGGCATCGTCGCACGGAGTTTTGGCCGCAGAAGGAACCGCACGGCAGGCGGGCGCTCTGCCGAATCCGCGACTTGAACTTCAGGCCTCGGAATTCGGAGGTTCAGGAATACGGAGCGGGTACAGCGGCGCAGAAACCTCCGTACAGTTGAGTCAATCCATAGAACTGGGCGGCAAACGGGGTAAGCGACAGCGCGTGGCGCAGGCTGAGGCCCGGTTGACCGGATGGGACTACGAGGCGAAGCGGCTGGATGTGCTGGCGCAAACGAAAAAGTCGTTTGTGGACGTGCTTCTGGCGCAGGGTCGGCTGGCCTTGACGGAATCACTGTTGACCGTTGCGGAGGATGTGCGCACGGCTGCGGCACAACGGGTCCGTTCCGGGAAAGTTGCGCCGCTTGAAGAAACGAAAGCGGGTGTCGAGTTAGCGGCGGCCCGAATCGCGCTGGATCGGGCGAAACGCGAACTGGATACGGCCCGCAAACGCCTTGCTGCATCCTGGGGCGGAACGGTGCCGGTGTTCACAGAAGCCGCCGGAGATCTGAGTGCGGTTTCTGACATTCCGTCGATGGAAAAACTTTTTGCGTTGCTCGGCAACACGCCGGAGATTGCTCGCGAGCGCGAAGTGCTGACGTCAGGACGGGAATCACTCGCGCTGGCCAAGGCGGAACGTATTCCGGACATCGAAATCAGTGCCGGTGTCAGCCGCTTCGAGGAAGACGGCTCAACGGCCGGGATTGTCGGTCTATCGATTCCTCTGCCGCTGTTTGATCGGAATGCGGGCGGAATTTTTGCGGCGAAGCATCAGGCTCTTCGTGCGGAGTACGAACAGCGCGCGATCAGTCTGGGTGTAAAAACAGATTTGGCTGAAGCCTGCAACCGGCTTGAAACGGCGCGGGCGGAGGCTCTGACGATTAAGTCGGAACTGCTGCCCGGCGCACAGCGGGCTTTCGATACGGCACAGATCGGTTACCGGGCCGGCAAATACGGTTATCTGGAGGTGCTGGATACTCAGCGCACGCTCAGCGAAGCGAAGTCCGGCTACCTCGATGTTTTGGCGGCCTATCACAAGGCGGCGGCGGACGTGGAGCGGCTGACGGGAACGCCGCTCAATACCATTCAATAA
- the thiC gene encoding phosphomethylpyrimidine synthase ThiC — protein MKQNSDYGPFFPHSRKVYVNGLQPGVRVPFREIELAHTITHYGSENRNAPIRVYDTAGPNTEGPLPALRAPWIAGRKHATQLEYARAGIITPEMEFAAIRESVTPEFVRDEIAAGRAIIPLNRMHPEAEPMIIGRKFRTKINSNIGNSALGSSIPEELEKMRWSILWGADTVMDLSTGKDIHATREAILRHCPTPIGTVPLYQALQKVDGDVNKLSWEVYRDTLIEQAEQGVDYFTIHAGVLKKHIPLAAKRLIGIVSRGGSIMAQWMQNKGKESFLYTHFEDICEIMQKYDITFSLGDGLRPGCLADANDEAQFGELKTLGELTQVAWKYGCQVMIEGPGHVPMHLIKENMDRQLTDCHEAPFYTLGPLVTDLAAGYDHLNSAIGGAMIGWYGCAMLCYVTPKEHLGLPNKEDVREGVVAHKIAAHAADLAKGIPNAQDRDNAISKARFEFRWEDQFNLCFDPERARRFREQSMPPGEKFDVKQRYCSMCGEKFCSMRINHDIRKDS, from the coding sequence ATGAAACAAAATTCAGATTACGGCCCGTTTTTCCCGCACTCGCGGAAAGTTTACGTCAACGGATTGCAACCCGGCGTACGCGTCCCGTTCCGCGAGATCGAACTGGCGCACACCATCACCCACTACGGAAGCGAAAACCGCAACGCGCCGATCCGCGTTTACGACACCGCCGGACCGAACACCGAAGGCCCGCTGCCCGCTCTGCGCGCGCCGTGGATTGCCGGACGCAAACACGCCACGCAACTGGAATATGCCCGCGCCGGAATCATCACGCCGGAAATGGAATTCGCCGCCATCCGCGAATCGGTCACGCCGGAATTCGTCCGCGATGAAATCGCCGCCGGACGCGCCATCATTCCGCTCAACCGGATGCACCCCGAAGCCGAGCCGATGATTATCGGCCGTAAATTCCGCACCAAAATCAACTCCAACATCGGCAACTCTGCACTCGGCTCTTCCATTCCGGAAGAACTCGAAAAAATGCGCTGGTCGATTCTCTGGGGCGCGGACACCGTCATGGATCTCTCCACCGGTAAAGATATCCACGCCACCCGCGAAGCCATCCTGCGCCACTGCCCGACGCCGATCGGCACCGTTCCGCTTTATCAGGCGCTCCAAAAGGTTGACGGCGATGTGAACAAACTCTCGTGGGAAGTTTACCGCGACACGCTGATTGAACAGGCCGAGCAAGGCGTTGACTATTTCACCATCCACGCCGGCGTTCTGAAAAAACATATTCCGCTCGCCGCCAAACGGCTCATCGGCATCGTCAGCCGCGGCGGCTCAATCATGGCGCAGTGGATGCAGAACAAAGGCAAAGAAAGTTTTCTCTACACGCACTTTGAAGACATCTGCGAAATCATGCAGAAATACGACATCACCTTCTCGCTCGGCGACGGACTTCGCCCCGGTTGTCTGGCCGATGCCAATGACGAAGCCCAGTTCGGCGAACTCAAAACGCTCGGTGAACTGACGCAAGTGGCGTGGAAATACGGCTGTCAGGTGATGATCGAAGGCCCCGGCCACGTTCCGATGCACCTCATCAAAGAAAACATGGATCGCCAGCTGACCGACTGTCATGAAGCGCCCTTCTACACCCTCGGCCCGCTGGTCACCGATCTTGCCGCCGGTTATGACCATCTCAACAGCGCCATCGGCGGCGCGATGATCGGCTGGTACGGTTGCGCCATGCTTTGCTACGTCACACCGAAAGAACACCTCGGCCTGCCGAACAAGGAAGACGTCCGCGAAGGCGTCGTCGCCCACAAAATCGCCGCGCACGCCGCCGACTTAGCCAAGGGAATTCCCAACGCGCAGGATCGCGACAACGCCATCAGCAAGGCCCGTTTTGAATTCCGCTGGGAAGATCAGTTCAATCTCTGCTTCGACCCGGAACGCGCGCGCCGCTTTCGCGAGCAGTCCATGCCGCCGGGCGAAAAATTCGACGTCAAACAGCGTTACTGCTCCATGTGCGGCGAAAAATTCTGCTCCATGCGCATCAACCACGACATTCGGAAAGATTCCTGA
- a CDS encoding sulfatase yields MNRKVILGSLGLTAAFTAAAGGEGSMKTEKRPPNFVIIFLDDSGWGDFKPFGNPSYETPNVKQLADEGCRYSQFYVPQAVCSASRAALLTGCDPGRTHVFGAIGPRQRGLSPEFATLSEVLKAKGYSTAAFGKWHIGDEPDTRPHARGFDESCGLMYSNDMWRHHPHMRWFDNFPLQFWENGTIAIEDIEPEDQNHLTKWYTEHAVDFINRHREAPFFLYVPHSMPHVPLACSKEFRGKSGAGLYGDVIMEIDWSVGQIMHALKDNGLDENTLVMFTSDNGPWLTYGNHAGVTPFREGKATSFDGGTRVACTVKYPGVIKAGSVSDKAWCSIDVLPTLVGLAGAELPKNPIDGKDVLDLITGKPGAKNPHVYYPISFDTEMQGVISGDGQWKLLLPHEYRKLIKPGTDGKSGESRQEPIELSLFDMKNDPYETTNVISRYPEIAERLRVLAEDHRDKFYKKKPASTDAKTD; encoded by the coding sequence ATGAACCGGAAGGTAATCCTGGGAAGTTTAGGTCTGACTGCGGCATTTACTGCGGCGGCGGGCGGAGAGGGATCTATGAAGACAGAGAAGCGGCCTCCGAATTTTGTGATTATTTTTCTGGATGACTCCGGCTGGGGAGATTTTAAGCCGTTCGGTAATCCATCTTACGAGACTCCGAATGTGAAGCAGCTTGCCGATGAAGGTTGCCGGTACAGTCAGTTTTACGTTCCGCAAGCAGTATGCTCTGCTTCCCGTGCAGCCCTGCTGACCGGTTGCGACCCGGGACGGACACATGTGTTCGGCGCAATCGGGCCGCGCCAAAGAGGCCTAAGTCCCGAATTCGCGACTTTGAGCGAGGTGCTAAAGGCGAAGGGCTATTCTACTGCGGCGTTCGGGAAGTGGCACATCGGCGATGAGCCGGATACACGACCTCATGCCAGAGGTTTTGATGAGTCGTGCGGGTTGATGTATTCCAACGATATGTGGAGACATCATCCGCATATGCGGTGGTTTGATAATTTCCCTCTTCAGTTCTGGGAAAACGGCACGATCGCAATCGAAGATATTGAGCCGGAAGATCAGAACCATCTGACGAAGTGGTATACGGAACATGCTGTTGATTTCATTAATCGTCACAGGGAAGCCCCTTTCTTCCTTTATGTACCGCATTCCATGCCCCATGTGCCGCTGGCCTGCAGCAAGGAGTTTAGAGGAAAATCCGGGGCCGGTCTTTACGGCGACGTGATAATGGAAATCGACTGGTCGGTCGGCCAGATTATGCATGCATTGAAAGACAACGGTCTGGATGAAAATACGCTGGTGATGTTTACGTCGGATAACGGTCCGTGGTTGACCTACGGAAACCATGCGGGGGTAACTCCGTTCAGAGAAGGCAAGGCGACCAGTTTTGACGGCGGAACCCGAGTGGCCTGCACGGTTAAATACCCGGGCGTGATCAAGGCGGGGTCGGTTTCGGATAAGGCCTGGTGTTCCATTGACGTGCTGCCGACTCTGGTCGGGCTGGCCGGAGCGGAGCTTCCAAAAAACCCGATTGACGGGAAGGATGTTCTCGATCTGATCACCGGAAAGCCCGGTGCAAAAAATCCTCACGTTTATTACCCGATCTCTTTCGATACCGAGATGCAGGGCGTTATCAGCGGCGACGGACAATGGAAGCTTCTGTTGCCCCACGAATATAGAAAACTCATCAAACCCGGTACGGACGGTAAGTCAGGTGAATCCAGACAGGAGCCGATCGAGCTGTCGCTTTTCGACATGAAGAACGACCCATACGAAACCACTAATGTCATCAGCCGGTATCCAGAAATTGCCGAACGGCTCAGAGTTCTAGCGGAAGATCATCGAGACAAATTCTATAAGAAGAAGCCCGCGTCAACAGACGCGAAGACCGACTAA